A window from Chryseobacterium vaccae encodes these proteins:
- a CDS encoding HAD family hydrolase: MIEAVIFDMDGVLIDSEPFWLAAEREVFESLGIIVTEEHSSITSRMTTREVTKYWFAIQPWLERSLADVEHHVIMRVAELVDLYGEIMPGVEEILNYFKQEGYKIGLATNSPGILVPRILKKIGIEGYFSSILTADSVNIGKPDPQIYLKSASSLSVSPSKCLVFEDSQGGVTAAVNAGMAVIAVSGKYSDTHGNFDQADRWISNLLDFCPEYIEIINRRFS, translated from the coding sequence ATGATAGAAGCAGTGATCTTTGATATGGACGGTGTGTTGATCGATTCGGAGCCATTTTGGCTTGCGGCAGAACGGGAAGTTTTTGAATCCCTGGGTATTATTGTTACTGAGGAGCATTCATCAATAACAAGCAGAATGACCACCAGAGAAGTTACCAAATACTGGTTTGCCATACAGCCCTGGCTGGAGAGAAGTTTGGCTGATGTCGAACATCATGTTATTATGAGGGTTGCAGAGCTTGTTGATCTTTATGGCGAAATAATGCCCGGGGTTGAAGAGATCCTGAACTACTTTAAGCAGGAAGGATATAAAATTGGTCTTGCGACAAATTCTCCGGGGATTTTGGTGCCCAGAATTCTTAAAAAAATAGGAATTGAGGGCTATTTTAGCAGTATTCTCACAGCAGATTCTGTTAATATAGGAAAACCTGATCCCCAGATATACCTCAAGTCTGCATCTTCCCTTTCTGTAAGCCCTTCCAAATGCCTGGTGTTTGAAGATTCCCAGGGAGGAGTTACGGCCGCTGTAAATGCGGGAATGGCAGTGATCGCCGTTTCGGGGAAATACTCAGATACTCATGGCAATTTTGATCAGGCCGACAGGTGGATAAGTAATCTACTTGATTTTTGTCCAGAATATATCGAGATAATAAATAGAAGGTTCAGTTAA
- a CDS encoding recombinase family protein: MQAVYLYIRVSTDEQAVKGYSQRSQLDRLVHYCKDHNLIVAKTIFEDYSAKTFNRPSGTNCSLSLSSLKTNLHLFSLLIGIVSAAILWTLTRC, encoded by the coding sequence ATGCAAGCCGTTTATCTGTACATACGAGTCAGTACTGATGAACAGGCTGTAAAAGGATATTCCCAACGCAGCCAGCTGGATCGACTTGTGCACTATTGTAAAGATCACAATCTCATTGTTGCCAAAACTATTTTCGAAGACTATTCGGCAAAAACATTTAACCGGCCGAGTGGAACAAACTGTTCGCTGAGCTTAAGCTCACTAAAAACCAATCTTCACTTATTCTCTTTACTTATTGGGATCGTTTCAGCCGCAATATTATGGACGCTTACAAGATGTTAG
- a CDS encoding recombinase family protein, translated as MLFTYWDRFSRNIMDAYKMLERLQNMKVSIQAIEQQIDFSIPESKIMLAMYWATSEVENDKRSRNVRLGMQKARLEGRWINKAPLGYRNKITSDGKKYIDIYEPEAYIIREAFTAIVRQNKYCLTEIYKDAVSNGLNCSRSAFYRLVRNPIYCGKIKIPAFEDKAEKIVEGTHERLIPVVLFDHVQRIIKDADLNHPKKLTSKRIANENLIFRGVLQCPNCGNTLTGIGSQGHTKKYYYYHCMGRCSYRVRADVINLSFLSFLKNNRVVEPFLELANSISKEIYGEEHHDYIQKKEEINGKIN; from the coding sequence ATTCTCTTTACTTATTGGGATCGTTTCAGCCGCAATATTATGGACGCTTACAAGATGTTAGAAAGATTGCAGAATATGAAAGTCTCCATTCAGGCAATTGAACAGCAGATAGACTTCTCAATCCCGGAAAGTAAAATTATGTTGGCAATGTATTGGGCTACTTCTGAAGTAGAAAACGATAAAAGAAGCCGTAATGTACGTTTGGGAATGCAAAAAGCAAGACTGGAAGGAAGATGGATCAATAAAGCTCCTCTAGGATATAGAAATAAAATTACATCTGATGGGAAAAAATATATAGACATCTACGAACCGGAAGCATATATTATCCGTGAGGCTTTTACAGCTATAGTGAGACAAAATAAATATTGTTTAACTGAAATATACAAGGATGCGGTATCAAATGGGCTTAATTGTAGTAGAAGTGCTTTTTATCGCCTGGTAAGAAATCCTATTTATTGTGGTAAAATAAAAATTCCGGCATTTGAAGATAAAGCTGAAAAAATTGTTGAGGGTACTCATGAGCGTCTTATACCTGTCGTTTTATTTGATCATGTTCAAAGAATAATAAAAGACGCAGATTTAAACCATCCTAAAAAATTAACTTCAAAAAGGATAGCTAATGAAAATTTAATTTTTAGAGGTGTTCTACAATGTCCTAATTGTGGAAATACGCTTACAGGAATTGGATCGCAGGGACATACTAAAAAATATTATTATTACCACTGTATGGGACGTTGTTCATACCGGGTAAGAGCTGACGTTATCAATTTGAGTTTTCTTTCATTCCTTAAGAATAATAGAGTGGTAGAACCATTTTTAGAACTTGCCAATAGTATTTCAAAGGAAATTTATGGTGAAGAACATCATGATTATATTCAGAAAAAAGAGGAGATAAATGGAAAAATTAATTAA
- a CDS encoding N-acetylmuramoyl-L-alanine amidase, with protein sequence MRKTLYIIGLSAFVFSCTSQQNVKKSSYQPKTPVVQAKPPVKTPAPEPPKPKITNEHGVEFFTTNLADPTKNDNTASYGSIVSAKPAGYKVVKTYFPAIAQNFRQRYLILHYTALPDDKSVTVLTQQAVSSHYLVNNTGDNEIYQLVDENKRSYHAGVSAWRSDKNLNDTSIGIEIVNTGFTTDATGKRVFVPFSDEQVKKVAALAKDIVTRYQIPATNVLAHADIAPTRKQDPGPMFPWKKLYDEYQIGMWYDEAAKQNFLTQAQVDLAAKYNDASFIFGIQTALQKFGYGLEFSGKWDDATKKTIEAFQYHFRPQNYDGIMDAETWAILQALMQKYPTK encoded by the coding sequence ATGCGTAAAACATTATATATCATCGGATTAAGCGCTTTTGTTTTTTCATGTACTTCTCAGCAAAATGTGAAAAAAAGTTCTTACCAGCCGAAAACCCCCGTAGTACAGGCAAAACCGCCCGTTAAAACTCCGGCTCCCGAACCTCCGAAACCTAAAATTACAAACGAACATGGAGTAGAGTTTTTTACAACCAATTTAGCAGATCCCACGAAAAATGACAATACGGCAAGTTATGGTTCCATTGTTTCTGCAAAACCTGCAGGATATAAAGTGGTGAAAACCTATTTTCCTGCTATTGCACAAAATTTCAGACAACGTTATCTGATTCTGCATTATACGGCTCTTCCGGATGATAAGTCTGTTACGGTGCTTACTCAGCAGGCAGTAAGTTCCCATTATCTGGTAAATAATACCGGAGATAATGAAATTTATCAACTGGTAGATGAAAACAAACGTTCCTATCATGCAGGAGTAAGCGCATGGAGAAGCGATAAAAATCTGAATGATACTTCAATCGGTATTGAAATTGTTAATACAGGCTTTACTACAGATGCAACCGGAAAAAGAGTATTTGTTCCTTTCAGTGATGAACAGGTGAAAAAAGTAGCGGCGCTGGCCAAAGATATTGTGACAAGATACCAGATTCCGGCAACCAATGTTCTGGCACACGCAGATATTGCGCCGACAAGAAAACAGGATCCGGGGCCAATGTTTCCTTGGAAGAAACTGTATGACGAATATCAGATAGGAATGTGGTATGATGAAGCTGCAAAGCAGAACTTCCTTACCCAGGCACAGGTAGATCTGGCGGCTAAATATAACGATGCCTCATTTATCTTTGGTATTCAGACCGCTCTTCAGAAGTTCGGGTATGGACTTGAATTCAGCGGGAAGTGGGATGATGCTACCAAAAAAACAATAGAAGCTTTCCAGTACCATTTCCGTCCGCAGAATTATGACGGGATCATGGATGCCGAAACATGGGCAATACTTCAGGCTTTAATGCAAAAATATCCAACGAAATAA
- the aspA gene encoding aspartate ammonia-lyase, protein MENFRKESDLLGELNVPANAYYGVQTQRAIDNFKISGQLLSSYPDFIKGLAFVKKAAAKTNYELGLLDENLYFKIAEACDEIAAGKYHEQFPVDMIQGGAGTSINMNANEVIANIVLEKLGKNKGEYEFCSPNDHINLSQSTNDAYPTGIKMGLLHMNMGLVERLEKIVEAFRAKGKEFQDVIKMGRTQLQDAVPMTLGQEFEAFAATLEEDISKLNNNAELFVEVNMGATAIGTGLNAPVGYAILCAKNLARITGFPVVSAPDLVEATPDTGSYVIYSSAMKRLAVKLSKICNDLRLLSSGPRAGLFEINLPPMQPGSSIMPGKVNPVIPEVVNQVCFKVIGNDLTVTFAAEAGQLQLNVMEPVLSHAIMENIHFLCNALDTLREKCVVGITANKEVCLNMVKHSIGIVTALNPYIGYKQSTAIAKEALESGKSVYNLVLEKGILSQEKLDEILDPKNMLKPHNK, encoded by the coding sequence ATGGAAAATTTCAGAAAAGAGAGTGACCTGCTGGGAGAACTGAACGTGCCGGCAAACGCTTATTATGGAGTTCAGACTCAAAGAGCAATTGACAACTTCAAGATCTCAGGACAACTTTTGTCTTCATATCCGGATTTTATCAAAGGATTGGCTTTCGTGAAAAAAGCAGCCGCAAAAACCAATTACGAATTGGGGCTGCTGGATGAAAACCTGTATTTCAAAATAGCAGAAGCCTGTGATGAAATTGCAGCAGGAAAATACCATGAACAATTCCCTGTAGATATGATTCAAGGGGGAGCCGGTACTTCAATCAACATGAATGCCAATGAAGTAATAGCGAATATTGTATTGGAAAAACTAGGAAAGAATAAAGGTGAATATGAATTCTGTTCACCTAATGATCATATCAACCTTTCCCAGTCTACCAACGATGCCTATCCTACAGGAATTAAAATGGGACTGCTTCACATGAATATGGGCTTAGTTGAAAGACTTGAGAAAATTGTTGAAGCTTTCCGTGCCAAAGGAAAAGAATTTCAGGATGTCATCAAAATGGGGCGTACCCAGCTTCAGGATGCTGTTCCAATGACTTTAGGGCAGGAATTCGAGGCTTTTGCAGCAACCCTGGAAGAAGATATTTCCAAACTGAATAACAATGCAGAGCTTTTCGTAGAGGTAAACATGGGGGCGACAGCCATCGGAACCGGACTTAATGCTCCGGTAGGTTATGCCATTCTTTGTGCGAAAAATCTGGCCAGAATCACTGGATTTCCGGTTGTTTCTGCACCGGATCTTGTTGAGGCAACACCAGATACAGGTTCTTATGTGATTTATTCCTCGGCAATGAAGCGTCTGGCGGTAAAATTGTCCAAAATCTGCAACGATTTGAGATTGCTTTCCTCCGGTCCAAGAGCAGGATTGTTTGAGATCAATCTTCCACCTATGCAGCCGGGATCTTCAATCATGCCGGGAAAAGTAAATCCTGTTATTCCGGAAGTGGTAAATCAGGTATGCTTTAAAGTAATCGGAAATGATCTTACAGTAACCTTTGCCGCAGAAGCCGGACAATTACAGTTAAACGTAATGGAACCAGTACTTTCTCATGCCATTATGGAAAACATCCATTTCCTTTGCAATGCATTGGATACGTTGCGTGAAAAATGTGTAGTGGGAATTACAGCCAATAAAGAAGTCTGCCTGAATATGGTGAAACACAGCATCGGTATTGTAACTGCACTTAACCCATACATCGGATACAAGCAATCTACAGCCATTGCTAAAGAAGCTCTGGAGTCCGGAAAAAGCGTGTACAACCTTGTTCTGGAGAAAGGAATTCTTTCCCAGGAAAAGCTGGATGAGATTCTTGATCCTAAAAACATGCTGAAACCGCATAACAAATAA
- a CDS encoding glycosyltransferase, giving the protein MRFLIIIPAHNEEENLPFTLDSLQQQSFKDFKVVIVNDGSVDRTPEIIRRYTENDSRFQTVNLQKSAHQPGSKVVNAFKNGLQTQNVEEFEIICKFDADIILPENYLETIEKAFKDNPEYGLAGGLLYIEKEGNWVYEGNSNKHHVRGPMKAYRKECFLQMGGLRETLGWDNIDSILLENLGWKEMVLPELHVKLIKVKGADYTIRPADYYGRYFYFLGLNRFLAYIAASKEAAKSRSVSFFFKITGAYENCRSKKLELKLSEEEQKAVNDQRWKMLKKKWLKM; this is encoded by the coding sequence TTGAGGTTTTTAATTATAATTCCTGCCCACAACGAAGAGGAAAATCTTCCGTTCACACTGGATTCTTTACAGCAGCAAAGTTTTAAAGATTTTAAAGTCGTGATTGTTAATGACGGTTCAGTAGACCGTACTCCTGAGATCATCAGAAGATATACAGAGAATGATTCCCGTTTTCAGACGGTCAACCTTCAGAAGTCTGCCCACCAGCCGGGATCTAAAGTCGTCAATGCTTTTAAAAACGGATTGCAGACCCAAAATGTAGAAGAATTTGAGATCATTTGCAAATTTGACGCGGATATTATTCTTCCTGAAAACTATCTGGAAACCATAGAAAAAGCATTCAAAGATAATCCTGAATACGGGCTTGCAGGAGGTTTGTTATACATAGAAAAAGAAGGAAACTGGGTGTATGAAGGAAATTCAAACAAACATCATGTAAGAGGTCCTATGAAAGCCTACCGGAAAGAATGTTTTCTTCAGATGGGAGGGCTAAGAGAAACTTTAGGCTGGGATAATATCGATTCTATTTTATTGGAAAATCTGGGTTGGAAAGAAATGGTACTGCCTGAACTCCATGTAAAATTAATTAAAGTAAAAGGAGCTGATTACACCATCAGGCCCGCCGACTATTACGGCCGGTATTTTTATTTCTTAGGCCTGAACAGATTTCTTGCCTATATTGCCGCCTCAAAAGAAGCTGCAAAAAGCAGATCAGTTTCTTTTTTCTTCAAAATTACCGGAGCTTATGAAAATTGCAGATCCAAAAAACTGGAACTCAAACTTTCTGAAGAGGAACAAAAAGCAGTCAATGATCAGCGTTGGAAAATGCTGAAGAAAAAATGGCTTAAAATGTAG
- a CDS encoding lipopolysaccharide biosynthesis protein yields the protein MSVVARQGFKYSIIGYIGFLLGTVSAIFIFPSDFEFYGKLRYSMQTAEMLVPFVVFGISYANVKYFNSLQKDGKNQNMLSLSLVTILINFLIFSVVFFVIPYFYPKFLHSEAWKIKEIILPLILVLSLCAIFNKYVSNYKRIVVSNIFDNLFPKIANLGAFLLFAYFTYLQYGQVLSQRIAFVFFFGMFALMLLGYVYYTNKLDKIHFDLDTSYFKKDNFWKEFLNYCFFGFLGTFGNYLAINSFMIGEFMGMEENGIYSVLYALISLISIPQLGLFNISAPIISKNLADGDMEALDKFHKKTSLTLYFLGAVLFSCIMVGFPYLTQFMPKNGTMLREYEPVVWIWGSAVLLDLATGFNGNIISLSKYYRFNILVMLLLAGLTIGLNYYFIKNTELKLIGIALSTAISLTTYNVVKIIFNYIVFKVSPLTIEMIFVSIICTLAITVAIVLPNFNSNFINLMYKPAVVLILIYIGNYFTKIFPIEDYLNMKFIKSIFKFK from the coding sequence ATGAGTGTAGTAGCGAGACAAGGCTTCAAATATTCCATCATAGGTTATATTGGTTTTTTGCTGGGTACGGTATCTGCCATTTTCATTTTTCCGAGTGATTTTGAGTTTTACGGAAAACTGCGTTACAGTATGCAGACGGCAGAAATGCTTGTTCCGTTCGTTGTCTTCGGAATTTCCTATGCAAATGTGAAGTATTTTAATTCTTTGCAAAAAGACGGTAAAAATCAAAATATGCTGTCTTTGTCCCTCGTTACAATATTGATTAATTTCCTTATATTTTCTGTTGTATTTTTTGTTATCCCTTATTTTTATCCAAAATTCCTTCATTCGGAAGCCTGGAAAATTAAAGAAATTATTCTACCCTTAATTCTGGTTTTATCGCTCTGTGCCATTTTCAATAAATATGTATCCAACTATAAGAGAATTGTAGTTTCCAATATCTTCGACAATCTTTTTCCGAAAATAGCCAACCTGGGCGCATTCCTCCTGTTTGCTTATTTTACGTATTTACAATACGGACAGGTTCTTTCGCAGCGGATTGCATTTGTATTCTTTTTCGGAATGTTTGCTTTAATGCTCCTGGGATATGTTTATTACACGAATAAGCTTGATAAAATACATTTTGATCTCGACACGAGCTATTTTAAGAAAGACAATTTCTGGAAAGAGTTTCTCAATTACTGTTTCTTTGGTTTTTTAGGAACTTTTGGAAATTATCTGGCCATCAACAGCTTTATGATCGGAGAGTTTATGGGAATGGAGGAAAACGGAATTTATTCTGTTTTATATGCTTTAATTTCATTGATTTCTATTCCACAGCTGGGCCTGTTTAACATTTCCGCTCCTATCATCAGTAAAAACCTTGCTGACGGCGATATGGAAGCTCTTGACAAGTTCCATAAAAAAACATCACTTACATTATATTTCCTTGGCGCTGTATTATTCTCCTGCATTATGGTAGGATTTCCTTATCTGACGCAATTTATGCCGAAGAACGGAACGATGCTGAGAGAATATGAACCCGTAGTATGGATCTGGGGATCTGCTGTTTTGCTGGATCTCGCTACCGGATTCAATGGAAATATTATTTCTCTTTCGAAATATTACAGATTCAATATTCTGGTCATGCTTTTACTGGCCGGATTAACGATTGGACTGAATTATTACTTCATTAAAAATACGGAGCTGAAACTTATTGGAATTGCCCTGTCTACAGCCATTTCCCTTACAACCTATAATGTTGTTAAAATCATTTTCAATTATATTGTATTCAAGGTTTCACCGCTTACTATCGAAATGATTTTCGTTTCCATTATTTGTACACTGGCTATCACTGTAGCTATTGTTCTTCCGAATTTCAACAGTAATTTCATCAATCTGATGTATAAACCTGCTGTTGTACTCATTTTGATCTATATCGGAAATTATTTCACCAAAATTTTCCCGATTGAAGATTATCTGAATATGAAGTTTATTAAAAGTATTTTTAAGTTTAAATAG
- a CDS encoding FkbM family methyltransferase: MSLYQRIAEKLQYISPNFYKKRYFKTLNNLNKDNFSERNVEPELVWIKEYLSKNAVILDIGANVGTFLYQLEDKLDSENIYAFEPNKKLCRRLKRLFPSMRVLPLALSDENTTAEFKVPVINGKMIASRGTLNTSYKEKGEEKSYTEKVKVLKLDDWAAIEHFNRLDFIKIDVEGNEMRTLSGAKEIIRQFYPTLMVEMEQRHHESPIWNDISEVKSWGYEAQYLNRNTFRLEVLTEEILLRNTHDEKNKTNYINNIIFIPKNH, translated from the coding sequence ATGTCTTTATACCAGCGAATTGCAGAAAAACTACAATATATAAGTCCGAATTTTTATAAAAAAAGATATTTTAAGACCTTAAATAATCTTAATAAAGATAATTTTTCAGAACGGAATGTAGAACCGGAATTGGTATGGATTAAAGAATACCTTTCTAAAAATGCCGTGATCCTGGACATTGGGGCTAATGTCGGCACTTTTCTTTATCAATTGGAAGACAAACTGGATTCTGAGAATATTTACGCTTTTGAGCCGAACAAAAAACTCTGCCGCCGTTTAAAAAGGTTATTTCCATCCATGAGGGTACTGCCTCTGGCTCTTTCTGATGAAAATACGACTGCAGAATTTAAAGTTCCGGTTATTAACGGAAAAATGATCGCCTCCCGCGGAACATTAAACACTTCATATAAAGAAAAAGGGGAAGAAAAAAGTTACACAGAAAAAGTGAAGGTTCTGAAGCTGGACGACTGGGCCGCTATTGAACACTTCAACAGACTTGATTTCATAAAAATAGATGTAGAGGGAAATGAAATGAGGACCCTTTCCGGAGCTAAGGAAATCATCCGGCAGTTCTATCCTACCCTGATGGTAGAAATGGAACAACGACACCACGAAAGCCCGATATGGAACGATATTTCTGAAGTAAAAAGCTGGGGTTATGAAGCGCAATACCTCAACAGAAATACCTTCAGACTGGAAGTTCTTACGGAAGAGATTCTGCTGCGCAATACCCATGATGAAAAAAACAAAACGAACTATATCAACAATATTATTTTCATCCCTAAAAACCATTAA
- a CDS encoding energy transducer TonB, which translates to MKQIHQNQEFRFNEVLFEHRNKDYGAYVLRNESDRILTKALFIGVSLLAAVSITPFVISAFKSDAPSKGREGVEIEFVDPVIPDVPVTPPAQVLPPKTTPPPSVKQFDSTVPEPSSTAPEDNTKKEPIPDDAVAGFKNDFTAEPIKRGAEPINLEGTGKSPVLPYVPQGPPAPKVPDDHIASGTELSSEAAFEGGINAFRNKVTSNFDGSSFDGSGETMRTVVTFIVETNGTISGIKAEGGDADFNREAIRTIKSIKGKWKPGMNKNKEAVRSYFKFPISMKFE; encoded by the coding sequence ATGAAACAGATACATCAAAATCAGGAATTTCGTTTTAACGAAGTCCTGTTTGAGCACCGTAACAAAGATTACGGAGCCTACGTTTTAAGAAATGAATCAGATCGAATATTAACCAAAGCCCTTTTTATCGGAGTAAGCTTACTGGCCGCAGTGTCAATAACCCCTTTCGTTATCTCAGCATTTAAATCAGATGCACCGTCAAAAGGACGGGAGGGAGTGGAAATTGAGTTTGTAGATCCTGTGATCCCGGATGTTCCTGTAACGCCGCCTGCACAGGTATTGCCTCCAAAAACAACACCACCGCCAAGTGTGAAACAGTTTGACAGTACAGTTCCTGAACCTTCATCAACAGCTCCTGAGGATAATACTAAAAAAGAGCCGATTCCGGATGACGCAGTAGCAGGTTTTAAAAACGACTTTACAGCGGAACCTATTAAAAGAGGAGCAGAGCCAATTAACCTTGAAGGAACAGGAAAAAGCCCAGTTTTACCTTATGTTCCGCAAGGGCCGCCAGCTCCGAAAGTTCCGGATGATCATATTGCTTCAGGTACGGAATTGTCTTCTGAAGCTGCATTTGAAGGAGGGATTAATGCATTCAGAAATAAAGTAACCAGCAATTTTGATGGTTCTTCATTTGATGGAAGCGGGGAAACCATGAGAACAGTTGTTACTTTTATAGTTGAAACGAATGGAACGATTTCCGGAATTAAAGCAGAAGGAGGAGATGCGGATTTCAACAGAGAAGCTATAAGAACCATAAAAAGTATCAAAGGGAAATGGAAGCCTGGAATGAATAAAAACAAAGAGGCTGTAAGAAGTTATTTCAAGTTCCCGATCTCAATGAAATTTGAGTAA
- a CDS encoding ParA family protein encodes MAKIIGIANQKGGVGKTTTAVNLAAALGVLEKKILIIDADPQANATSGLGVEDVQYSTYNLLEHSADTRSCIKRTATPNLDIIPSHIDLVAAEIELVDKEDREYMLKKALAEVRADYDYIIIDCAPSLGLITVNALTAADSVIIPIQCEYFALEGLGKLLNTVKNVQKIHNKDLGIEGLLLTMYDSRLRLSNQVVEEVNAHFPEMVFETIISRNVRLSEAPSFGESILNYDAESKGAVQYIQLAEEVLLKNENLVKN; translated from the coding sequence ATGGCAAAAATCATAGGTATCGCTAATCAAAAAGGAGGAGTTGGAAAAACAACAACAGCTGTAAATTTAGCCGCAGCATTAGGGGTATTGGAAAAGAAAATCTTAATCATTGATGCAGATCCACAGGCCAATGCAACCTCAGGCCTTGGTGTAGAAGATGTTCAGTATTCTACATATAATTTGTTAGAGCACAGTGCAGATACAAGATCCTGCATTAAAAGAACAGCAACCCCGAATCTGGATATCATTCCGTCTCATATTGATCTGGTAGCAGCAGAAATTGAACTGGTTGATAAAGAAGACCGTGAATATATGCTTAAAAAAGCTTTAGCAGAAGTAAGAGCAGATTACGATTATATTATCATCGACTGTGCGCCAAGTTTAGGGCTTATTACAGTGAATGCGCTTACCGCAGCAGATTCTGTGATCATCCCGATCCAGTGCGAATATTTTGCTTTGGAAGGACTAGGGAAATTATTGAATACCGTTAAAAACGTACAGAAAATTCACAATAAAGATCTTGGAATCGAAGGACTTCTTTTAACCATGTACGACAGTCGTTTAAGATTGTCCAATCAGGTGGTGGAAGAAGTAAATGCCCACTTCCCGGAAATGGTATTTGAAACCATTATCAGCAGAAACGTAAGATTGAGTGAAGCGCCAAGTTTCGGAGAAAGCATCCTGAACTATGATGCTGAAAGCAAAGGAGCAGTACAATATATCCAGCTTGCTGAAGAAGTATTGCTGAAGAACGAAAATTTAGTAAAAAATTAA
- a CDS encoding ParB/RepB/Spo0J family partition protein, which produces MKDKKRAMGRGLGAILSAESKATINSATDEGADKFVGNIVEVALEDIYPNPTQPRTYFDEKALNELAQSIKNLGVIQPVTLRKDGEKFEIISGERRYRASKIAGLPTIPAYIRLVNDQELLEMALVENIQREDLDAIEIALTYQRLLDEIGLTQENLSQRVGKDRSTITNSIRLLRLNPDIQNAIRSGEISAGHGRAIISLESEEHQQVLFDLIIKEKLNVRQAEQAATALKNPKSPAAKKANIELSNNYKKAQKTIADILDVKVEIKTTGNGKKGKIVLDFKNEEELEYILSHIK; this is translated from the coding sequence ATGAAGGACAAAAAAAGAGCTATGGGACGCGGTTTGGGCGCTATTTTAAGTGCCGAATCCAAAGCAACGATCAACTCTGCTACCGATGAAGGGGCAGACAAGTTTGTAGGGAATATTGTAGAAGTAGCCCTTGAAGATATCTACCCGAATCCAACCCAGCCGAGAACTTATTTTGACGAAAAAGCATTAAACGAACTTGCCCAGTCTATTAAAAACTTAGGCGTAATTCAACCGGTTACCTTAAGAAAAGACGGCGAAAAATTCGAGATCATATCCGGGGAAAGACGTTACCGTGCAAGTAAAATTGCCGGGCTTCCGACGATTCCTGCCTATATCCGTCTGGTAAACGATCAGGAACTTCTGGAAATGGCCCTTGTGGAAAATATCCAGAGAGAAGATCTGGACGCTATAGAGATCGCTTTGACTTATCAGAGGCTTTTGGACGAGATAGGACTTACACAGGAAAACCTGAGCCAGAGAGTAGGAAAGGACAGAAGTACCATTACCAACTCTATCAGGCTTCTGAGACTGAATCCTGATATTCAGAACGCTATCAGAAGTGGTGAGATTTCTGCCGGACACGGAAGAGCAATCATCAGCCTTGAAAGCGAAGAACATCAGCAGGTTTTATTTGACCTGATCATTAAGGAAAAATTAAATGTCCGTCAGGCCGAACAAGCTGCAACAGCATTGAAAAATCCTAAATCACCCGCAGCGAAAAAGGCCAATATTGAGCTTTCCAACAACTATAAAAAAGCTCAGAAAACCATCGCTGATATTTTAGATGTAAAAGTGGAGATCAAAACCACCGGAAACGGTAAAAAAGGTAAAATTGTCCTGGACTTCAAAAATGAAGAAGAACTGGAGTATATTTTATCCCATATTAAATAA
- a CDS encoding DUF5683 domain-containing protein, translating into MKKIFFTFFLCITALAYAQVAPIDTVRMQERPKDSIVSVKPVKPSKTEAKIIADLEQANGPTKKTIKLNPTRAGLYSAVLPGLGQYYNKKYWKIPVVWGAVGAGVGIAIWNDNQYKKYREYYIAKLNGTPNEFVDSNPGLDKRALANAQDRSKRQRDYAIAITGLIYILNIMDAVVDAHLYESRHDPDLTFNPTVIQDQYGFSPPKTGLTLSYRF; encoded by the coding sequence ATGAAGAAAATATTTTTCACATTTTTTCTGTGCATTACAGCACTGGCCTATGCACAGGTCGCCCCCATAGATACAGTCCGGATGCAGGAACGTCCGAAAGACAGTATCGTATCGGTGAAACCTGTTAAGCCTTCAAAAACAGAAGCTAAAATAATAGCAGACCTGGAACAGGCTAACGGCCCGACCAAAAAAACGATAAAACTCAATCCTACAAGAGCAGGGCTTTATTCCGCTGTACTTCCGGGATTAGGACAATATTACAATAAGAAGTACTGGAAAATTCCTGTCGTTTGGGGAGCAGTAGGGGCCGGAGTAGGAATTGCAATATGGAACGATAATCAGTATAAAAAATACAGAGAATATTATATTGCAAAACTCAACGGAACCCCGAACGAATTCGTAGACAGTAACCCCGGATTAGATAAAAGAGCATTGGCTAATGCCCAGGACAGATCCAAAAGACAGAGAGATTATGCCATTGCAATTACCGGCCTGATCTATATTCTGAATATCATGGATGCTGTAGTAGATGCACACCTTTACGAAAGCCGTCATGATCCCGATCTTACGTTCAATCCTACAGTTATTCAGGATCAGTATGGGTTTTCACCACCAAAAACAGGATTGACTTTAAGTTACAGATTTTAA